Proteins encoded within one genomic window of Rossellomorea vietnamensis:
- a CDS encoding ABC transporter ATP-binding protein encodes MSLLEIKHLVGGYTRKPVLKDITFSIDSNEIVGLIGLNGAGKSTTIKHIIGLMEAKQGEVSINGHTLKKDADQYRKQFSYIPETPILYDELTLEEHLKLTAMAYGLSDAEYKGRIDKLLKAFRMEKKMSWFPAHFSKGMKQKVMIMCAFLIQPSLYIIDEPFVGLDPLGIQSLLDWMEEMKQNGAGILMSTHILATAERYCDSFIILHEGKIRAKGTLEELRREFTMPEATLDDIYIQLTKEESHDE; translated from the coding sequence GTGTCGTTATTAGAAATTAAGCATCTTGTCGGCGGGTATACAAGGAAGCCGGTTTTGAAGGATATCACATTCTCGATTGACTCTAATGAAATCGTCGGGTTAATCGGATTGAATGGGGCAGGTAAGAGTACGACCATCAAGCATATCATCGGGCTGATGGAGGCGAAGCAGGGTGAGGTTTCCATCAATGGGCACACATTGAAAAAGGATGCCGATCAATACCGCAAGCAATTTTCATACATACCGGAAACACCGATTTTATATGATGAACTGACCCTGGAGGAGCACCTGAAACTTACGGCCATGGCATACGGATTATCAGATGCGGAATATAAGGGAAGAATCGATAAATTGTTGAAAGCGTTTCGCATGGAGAAGAAGATGAGCTGGTTTCCTGCCCATTTTTCTAAAGGGATGAAACAAAAAGTGATGATCATGTGTGCTTTTCTTATCCAGCCCAGTCTGTACATCATCGACGAACCGTTTGTCGGATTGGACCCACTCGGGATCCAGTCGTTACTGGATTGGATGGAGGAAATGAAACAAAATGGGGCGGGCATCCTGATGTCTACCCATATATTGGCTACTGCCGAAAGATATTGTGATTCATTCATCATCCTTCATGAAGGGAAAATCCGGGCAAAGGGGACTTTAGAAGAGCTTCGCAGGGAGTTTACGATGCCTGAAGCCACTTTAGATGATATATACATCCAGCTGACGAAGGAAGAATCTCATGATGAATAA
- a CDS encoding HIT family protein codes for MSDCIFCKIIDGEIPAMKVYEDDLVLAFLDISQVTKGHTLLIPKVHKENVYELTPDVASHLFSVAPKIANSIKAEFNPVGMNLLSNAGEEAGQSVFHFHMHFIPRYGNGDGFGAVWKTHNEDYSHEDLKEIADSIARHLS; via the coding sequence ATGAGCGACTGTATTTTTTGTAAAATCATCGATGGGGAAATCCCGGCAATGAAAGTGTACGAAGATGACCTTGTCCTTGCGTTTCTTGATATCAGCCAGGTGACGAAAGGTCATACACTCCTTATTCCGAAAGTACATAAAGAAAACGTCTACGAGCTGACACCTGATGTGGCAAGCCACCTCTTCTCTGTTGCACCAAAGATCGCAAACAGCATCAAGGCTGAATTTAACCCTGTGGGAATGAACCTTTTAAGCAATGCAGGTGAAGAAGCAGGACAATCCGTCTTCCATTTCCACATGCACTTCATACCACGCTACGGCAATGGAGATGGTTTCGGTGCTGTATGGAAAACCCATAACGAAGACTATAGCCACGAAGATTTAAAAGAAATCGCCGATTCTATCGCCCGTCATCTGTCATAG
- a CDS encoding tryptophan transporter gives MNTKTLVSLSLLVGIGAVLHTVIPGIFLGMKPDMMLTMMFLGIILFPAKKNVLLLGLLTGVISGLTTQFPGGFLPNLIDKPVTAFVFYGLFLATKKITRSLLGASVLTAIGTLVSGSVFLLSAYVIVGLPGAFFALFAAVVLPATLVNAGAMFVVYPIINGILKRSTIREAVTTEQLS, from the coding sequence ATGAATACAAAAACACTTGTATCCCTGTCTTTATTAGTAGGGATCGGAGCGGTACTGCACACAGTGATCCCGGGCATATTCTTAGGGATGAAACCGGACATGATGCTGACGATGATGTTCTTGGGAATCATTTTGTTTCCTGCAAAGAAAAACGTCTTGCTGCTAGGTTTACTGACAGGAGTCATTTCAGGATTGACAACACAATTCCCTGGTGGATTCTTGCCAAACCTGATCGATAAACCGGTCACGGCATTCGTCTTTTACGGATTATTCCTGGCAACAAAGAAAATCACTCGTTCACTGTTAGGCGCTTCTGTTCTAACCGCAATCGGTACACTCGTGTCAGGGAGCGTATTCCTGCTTTCTGCATATGTGATCGTAGGCCTGCCTGGAGCTTTCTTCGCTCTATTCGCAGCAGTCGTACTTCCGGCAACACTTGTGAACGCCGGCGCGATGTTCGTCGTGTATCCAATCATCAACGGTATCTTAAAACGTTCAACCATTCGAGAAGCTGTCACAACAGAACAGCTATCCTAA
- a CDS encoding YtxH domain-containing protein — translation MNKKSLAYGLLIGGVVGGVASLLTSPSSGKEIRAQIKDKKDDWTVVIEEMKGHIGELKESIGTLSQEGKETVLQLSKDLQASFKQWQASTEPNNQRLQEEIQSIQRTIEELEKSINSANTTNQ, via the coding sequence ATGAATAAAAAATCTCTTGCCTACGGATTATTAATCGGTGGAGTGGTCGGAGGAGTCGCATCCCTGCTGACATCCCCTTCATCAGGTAAAGAAATCCGTGCACAAATCAAAGACAAGAAAGATGATTGGACCGTGGTCATCGAGGAGATGAAAGGCCACATCGGTGAATTGAAAGAGTCAATCGGCACCCTGTCACAGGAAGGAAAGGAAACCGTCCTTCAGCTTTCAAAGGATCTCCAAGCTTCCTTCAAGCAGTGGCAGGCTTCAACCGAGCCGAACAACCAGCGCCTTCAGGAAGAAATCCAATCCATCCAGCGAACCATCGAAGAACTGGAAAAATCGATCAACTCAGCCAATACGACGAATCAATAA
- a CDS encoding HTH-type transcriptional regulator Hpr, which yields MKEREFTLKEAMLFSQRMAQLSKALWKAIEKDWQQWIKPYDLNINEHHILWIAYHLKGASISDVAKFGVMHVSTAFNFSKKLEERELLEFSKRENDKRNTYIQLTAKGEHILLDLMKNYQPESHSIFQGVAPLRELYGKFPEMIEMMTVVRNIYGNDFMEIFEKSFHNIENDFSDDNGKLGELFEDEEELA from the coding sequence ATGAAGGAAAGAGAATTTACTTTGAAAGAGGCAATGCTCTTCAGTCAAAGGATGGCTCAGCTAAGTAAAGCTTTGTGGAAGGCCATAGAAAAGGACTGGCAGCAATGGATCAAGCCATACGACTTAAATATCAATGAACATCATATTCTCTGGATTGCGTATCATTTAAAGGGTGCTTCCATTTCGGACGTGGCCAAATTCGGTGTTATGCATGTTTCAACGGCATTTAACTTTTCGAAGAAATTAGAGGAACGTGAACTTCTTGAATTTTCTAAACGGGAGAATGATAAGCGGAATACGTACATTCAACTGACGGCCAAGGGGGAGCATATCCTTCTCGATCTAATGAAGAACTACCAGCCGGAAAGTCATTCGATCTTCCAGGGAGTGGCTCCATTACGGGAATTATATGGGAAGTTTCCTGAAATGATCGAAATGATGACCGTCGTCCGTAATATCTATGGAAATGATTTTATGGAAATATTCGAAAAGTCATTTCACAATATTGAAAATGATTTTTCTGATGATAATGGAAAGCTCGGTGAACTATTTGAAGATGAGGAAGAACTGGCCTGA
- a CDS encoding YhaI family protein: protein MHELMKRIEKLEYHQRLMAEMMPGNGFPFYRLIIRNGLSEREVKEFFQTCDRLSMKFEKQKAEGFVYNTPLFKEFEEGLHAKLKVHEVVDSCLVQNIYPALMVQLQKSL, encoded by the coding sequence ATGCACGAACTAATGAAACGAATAGAAAAACTTGAATACCATCAGAGGTTGATGGCTGAAATGATGCCTGGAAACGGATTTCCCTTTTATCGCCTGATCATTCGAAATGGATTGTCAGAGAGGGAAGTGAAGGAGTTCTTTCAAACTTGTGATAGATTGAGCATGAAATTTGAAAAACAAAAAGCGGAAGGATTCGTATACAATACTCCGCTTTTTAAAGAATTTGAAGAAGGGCTTCATGCAAAGCTGAAGGTGCATGAAGTCGTGGATAGTTGCCTGGTTCAGAATATTTATCCAGCTTTGATGGTACAACTACAGAAGAGCTTGTAG
- a CDS encoding DUF3267 domain-containing protein, with the protein MHCWKTINLEKQFGFYRVFLLSSIIMMMVFSLIYVPINLLFPSAFYDKHFLGFFVGLISIYPLHKFFHIVPILPFVRKIKCKCNRKMYFLPILSLRVDQPISKYRYLVALVAPFFVLNSILLYGCFHFPHYSHYFTMLLAFHSGICAIDFIYAKQLMDSPKNALIEENEDGYEILIYQ; encoded by the coding sequence ATGCATTGCTGGAAAACAATCAATCTGGAAAAACAATTTGGATTTTACCGAGTCTTTTTACTTTCATCCATCATCATGATGATGGTATTCTCATTAATATACGTACCAATCAACTTACTATTTCCGAGTGCTTTTTACGATAAGCATTTCCTGGGATTCTTCGTGGGACTGATCAGTATCTATCCGTTGCATAAATTTTTTCACATCGTGCCCATCTTGCCTTTCGTGAGAAAAATAAAATGCAAATGCAACAGAAAAATGTATTTTTTGCCGATCCTTTCATTGCGGGTGGATCAGCCAATTTCAAAATACCGTTATTTGGTTGCCCTTGTGGCCCCATTCTTTGTACTAAACAGTATTTTATTATACGGGTGCTTCCATTTCCCACATTATTCGCATTACTTTACCATGCTCCTTGCATTTCATTCAGGGATCTGTGCCATTGATTTCATTTATGCGAAACAGTTGATGGACTCACCAAAGAATGCATTAATCGAAGAAAATGAAGATGGATACGAAATATTGATTTATCAGTAA
- a CDS encoding YjcZ family sporulation protein has translation MSGACGGYGGGFALIVVLFILLIIIGAAYVC, from the coding sequence ATGTCAGGTGCTTGCGGCGGGTACGGCGGAGGTTTCGCGTTAATCGTAGTTTTATTCATTTTGTTAATCATCATTGGTGCAGCATACGTTTGCTAA
- a CDS encoding YjcZ family sporulation protein — translation MGHAYGGGFALIVVLFILLIIVGAAWL, via the coding sequence ATGGGTCACGCATACGGCGGAGGTTTCGCGTTAATCGTAGTACTGTTCATCCTGTTAATCATTGTAGGTGCAGCATGGCTATAA
- a CDS encoding YjcZ family sporulation protein has translation MSCGYNSGFALIVVLFILLIIVGAAYIC, from the coding sequence ATGAGCTGTGGATACAATTCCGGATTCGCGTTAATCGTAGTGCTGTTCATCTTATTAATCATCGTTGGTGCCGCATATATTTGCTAA
- a CDS encoding peptidylprolyl isomerase, with translation MKKWIISVSLAAGVVGLAGCSGDGAEGNSDVVATTKAGDVTKDELYKSMKQKFTPQMEQALQELVYTKVLEDKYDVSKEEVDKKLNEAKDQLGPQFDMFLQQYNLDEKSFKQYLKLQLLQEKAAISDVKVTDKEVKDYYEKWKPEIKVRHILVEDEKTAKEVKQKLADGAKFEDLAKEYSTDPGSAENGGSLGWVDYAGRQNFVPEFSKALDTLEKGKVSEPIKTEYGYHIIEVTDKKEKKSFDEMKKEIEKELKLSKVDPQKIQEAMKAEIEKADLNIKDKDLKKSFDQVLNPPAAPEGGETPAPEGEAPATEKQE, from the coding sequence ATGAAAAAATGGATCATTTCAGTATCACTGGCTGCGGGAGTCGTAGGACTTGCAGGATGCAGCGGTGACGGAGCTGAAGGAAACAGTGACGTTGTTGCAACAACAAAAGCCGGAGATGTAACAAAAGATGAACTTTACAAATCAATGAAACAAAAATTCACTCCACAAATGGAACAGGCCCTTCAGGAACTGGTATATACGAAAGTCCTTGAGGACAAGTATGACGTGTCAAAAGAGGAAGTTGATAAAAAGCTGAATGAAGCGAAAGATCAACTAGGACCTCAATTCGATATGTTCTTACAACAATATAATCTGGACGAAAAGTCGTTCAAACAATATCTGAAGCTTCAATTGCTTCAAGAAAAAGCCGCCATTTCCGATGTGAAAGTAACGGATAAAGAAGTCAAAGACTACTACGAGAAATGGAAGCCTGAAATTAAAGTCCGCCACATCCTTGTAGAAGATGAAAAAACAGCGAAAGAAGTCAAACAAAAATTGGCTGATGGAGCTAAATTCGAAGATCTTGCCAAGGAGTACTCTACAGATCCCGGTTCTGCTGAAAACGGCGGAAGCTTAGGATGGGTAGACTACGCTGGTCGTCAAAACTTTGTCCCTGAATTTTCAAAGGCACTGGATACTCTTGAAAAAGGCAAAGTAAGTGAGCCGATCAAAACAGAATATGGTTATCACATCATCGAAGTGACTGATAAAAAAGAAAAGAAATCCTTTGACGAAATGAAAAAGGAGATCGAAAAAGAATTGAAGCTTTCCAAAGTGGATCCTCAAAAAATCCAGGAAGCGATGAAAGCTGAAATCGAAAAAGCTGATCTGAACATCAAAGATAAAGATCTGAAAAAATCATTCGATCAAGTACTGAATCCCCCTGCAGCTCCTGAGGGTGGAGAAACACCTGCACCTGAAGGCGAAGCTCCGGCAACGGAAAAACAGGAATAA
- a CDS encoding sporulation YhaL family protein translates to MTLPIWMYLVVAGIFGSAFMTIKSAKEEKTLEDEWIEKEGEVYIHRMEEEKEKKRQLTS, encoded by the coding sequence ATGACCCTGCCTATTTGGATGTACCTGGTTGTAGCAGGAATTTTCGGAAGTGCCTTTATGACGATCAAATCGGCGAAAGAAGAAAAGACGCTGGAAGATGAATGGATTGAGAAAGAAGGAGAAGTGTATATACATCGAATGGAAGAGGAAAAAGAGAAGAAGCGGCAACTGACGTCTTGA
- the yhaM gene encoding 3'-5' exoribonuclease YhaM, with protein sequence MSGITHFSVGETIDLPLLIKQMTKGTTNTGKPFLTLILQDKSGDMEAKLWDASEQDEKAYQPETIVRVVGDIHSYRGKNQLKIKQIRPASPADGYAISDFLETAPVSIDEMTSKITQYIFEMRNPNIQRITRHLIKKYQKPFLEYPAATKNHHEFVSGLAYHVVSMLDLSKAIAGLYPSLDSDLLYAGVILHDLGKVIELSGPTSTTYTIEGNLIGHISIMVNEIGKAADELGIEGEEVMILQHLVLSHHGKAEWGSPKPPLIREAEILHYIDNVDAKMNMLDRALQRVKPGEYTERVFALDNRSFYKPTFHK encoded by the coding sequence ATGTCAGGTATTACACATTTCAGCGTAGGTGAGACGATCGACTTGCCATTATTAATCAAGCAAATGACAAAGGGTACCACAAATACAGGAAAGCCGTTTCTTACGCTGATCCTGCAGGATAAGAGCGGAGATATGGAAGCGAAGCTCTGGGATGCTTCTGAGCAGGATGAGAAGGCCTACCAGCCTGAAACGATCGTTAGGGTCGTCGGGGACATACACAGTTACCGCGGGAAGAATCAGCTGAAGATCAAACAGATCAGACCCGCTTCCCCGGCGGATGGCTATGCCATTTCAGACTTCCTGGAAACGGCGCCGGTGAGCATAGATGAGATGACGAGCAAGATTACACAGTATATCTTTGAAATGAGAAACCCGAATATCCAGCGCATCACAAGGCATCTGATCAAGAAATATCAAAAGCCTTTCCTTGAATATCCGGCAGCTACTAAGAATCACCATGAATTCGTATCAGGCCTTGCTTATCATGTGGTCTCGATGCTGGATCTTTCGAAAGCCATTGCCGGACTGTATCCTTCCCTGGATTCGGACCTTCTCTATGCAGGGGTGATCCTTCACGATTTAGGGAAAGTCATCGAGCTGTCGGGTCCTACCTCGACAACGTACACGATTGAAGGGAATTTGATCGGGCACATCTCGATCATGGTGAATGAAATCGGGAAAGCAGCGGATGAACTGGGAATCGAAGGCGAAGAGGTCATGATTCTTCAACATCTCGTGTTGAGTCATCACGGGAAAGCCGAGTGGGGAAGCCCTAAGCCGCCACTCATCCGGGAAGCTGAAATCCTTCACTACATCGATAATGTCGACGCAAAGATGAATATGCTTGACCGTGCACTTCAGCGGGTAAAGCCGGGAGAGTATACGGAGAGAGTATTCGCACTCGACAACCGTTCATTCTATAAACCAACCTTTCATAAATAA
- a CDS encoding ATP-binding protein, with the protein MELHIYGYGKLDNKHYTLSDLQLFYGENEAGKSTIMSFIHSILFGFPTKQQSLLRYIPKSSSEYGGKILCHMEDQGIVSIERVRGKAAGDITVQFEDGRVEGEEILQQLLGKMDRSTYQNIFSFNLDGLQNIQRLKKEELNRYLFTAGSTGTDLLLKLSQDWQKERELLFKKSGRKPKINVVLSELKDLEKQVKEGKEKNDQYLPLIARRKSLESEISALEKEKELLSDKREHLISVNENWDTLVQFKDVEKRLSQLKDLEFPPNGLERMNELKIEERQTSAYLETLKSKQKDLMEKLESKDLDLTLREDIPFMEELLSRQSSYLKWKEESGERSRELRMVHSKISDTIRELGLQVEMENIPSLNTSLMMSENIQQALDDQTKLLYERESLDKLQEEEMEELQAIERKCENLEQRLMEEDEYQELQRKVKALTGKHSTREQMEWVNLQVKEAEGNYSRKKASYSYQMLISGGAFLIAMGFGLWGVFSGNWIMAGMSLLFLMVIGGTIFQSRKNVRNETDTLQKLKERAKAIQPEKTGTLDTAEQSLLEQMEFRNEWKQRVLSLEEQELKIQKLQERKEELEKAIIRGEGRIERLKEELYLPSDFHWKWLRDAFAKMKELVYLYETYSHLSAEEAYSEKKVKEFTEECQGWFHRHALLFTTVDEALLQLKGMLHDLEKRRLVVENIVAELEPLTMDIEKHSIEIEKIRRDLHDLIQIAGCTGEMEFREKAMKVQERSEFKSQYKGMKTRLTQKTLDTFLEFNSLEESRRESARVLQTIDELSKELSAHQKELASLSYEIKTLEEGKSHSAILQEFESKKAELGELAFEWSTYTLAGVSLRKTMELYQKTKMPKVIELAEENFRELTEGHYQRIFLLEDEMIKVERMDGTIFDAIELSQGTKEQLFISIRFALIQSIGDKYRLPVLIDDGVVNFDLARTKAFLSLLRKVARDHQVLFFTCHPHIKQSFTDEEMIVLKRKESIRTS; encoded by the coding sequence ATGGAACTTCATATATACGGATATGGGAAGCTTGACAACAAGCATTATACACTTAGCGACCTTCAATTATTCTATGGAGAAAATGAAGCGGGTAAATCCACGATCATGTCATTCATTCATAGCATCCTATTTGGTTTTCCGACGAAACAGCAATCTTTGTTGAGATACATTCCGAAATCATCGTCCGAGTATGGTGGGAAAATCCTTTGTCACATGGAAGATCAGGGGATTGTGAGCATCGAGCGGGTCAGAGGGAAGGCTGCGGGAGACATAACCGTCCAATTTGAAGATGGAAGAGTGGAGGGAGAAGAAATCCTCCAACAATTGTTGGGCAAAATGGACCGGTCCACCTATCAAAACATCTTCTCATTCAACCTGGATGGCCTTCAAAACATCCAGCGACTCAAAAAAGAGGAACTGAACCGATATTTATTCACAGCGGGATCTACAGGGACGGACCTTCTATTGAAGCTTTCCCAGGACTGGCAGAAAGAAAGGGAACTGCTGTTTAAGAAATCAGGTAGAAAACCGAAGATCAATGTCGTGCTTTCCGAACTGAAAGATCTTGAAAAACAAGTGAAGGAAGGGAAAGAGAAAAACGATCAGTACCTGCCGCTCATAGCGAGACGCAAATCTTTGGAGTCGGAAATATCAGCCTTGGAGAAGGAAAAGGAGCTTCTTTCTGATAAGAGAGAACATCTTATTTCCGTAAATGAAAATTGGGATACCCTTGTCCAATTCAAAGATGTGGAAAAGCGCCTCTCCCAGCTGAAAGACCTCGAATTCCCACCAAACGGATTGGAACGGATGAACGAGCTGAAAATCGAAGAAAGACAAACATCAGCCTATCTTGAGACCCTGAAAAGCAAACAAAAGGATCTAATGGAAAAGTTGGAATCAAAAGATCTGGACCTTACATTAAGAGAAGACATTCCGTTTATGGAGGAACTATTGTCCCGTCAATCCTCTTACTTGAAGTGGAAAGAAGAGAGCGGGGAGCGAAGCAGAGAATTAAGAATGGTCCACAGTAAAATCAGCGACACCATCCGGGAATTAGGGCTGCAGGTTGAAATGGAAAATATCCCGTCATTGAACACAAGCCTGATGATGTCTGAAAACATCCAGCAGGCTTTGGATGATCAGACCAAACTCCTTTACGAACGGGAAAGCCTGGATAAGCTTCAAGAAGAGGAAATGGAAGAACTTCAAGCCATTGAAAGAAAATGCGAAAACTTAGAACAACGATTAATGGAAGAAGATGAATATCAAGAATTACAACGAAAGGTCAAGGCCCTAACCGGCAAGCATTCTACGAGGGAGCAGATGGAATGGGTGAATCTGCAAGTAAAGGAGGCAGAGGGAAACTATAGCCGAAAAAAAGCTTCCTACTCGTATCAGATGCTGATCAGTGGTGGAGCATTCCTGATTGCAATGGGATTCGGTTTATGGGGGGTATTCTCCGGCAATTGGATCATGGCAGGTATGAGCTTGCTGTTTCTGATGGTTATCGGTGGAACCATCTTTCAATCGAGGAAGAATGTAAGGAATGAAACCGACACTCTTCAAAAGCTCAAAGAGAGAGCCAAAGCTATTCAACCGGAGAAAACCGGGACCCTGGATACAGCAGAACAAAGCCTTTTGGAACAAATGGAATTTCGCAACGAGTGGAAGCAGCGGGTCTTATCGTTAGAAGAACAGGAGCTGAAGATACAGAAGCTTCAGGAGAGAAAGGAAGAGCTTGAGAAAGCGATCATCAGGGGAGAAGGAAGGATAGAACGCCTGAAAGAGGAACTATACTTACCTTCCGATTTTCATTGGAAGTGGCTGCGTGATGCATTTGCCAAGATGAAAGAATTAGTCTATTTATATGAAACATATAGCCATTTATCCGCTGAAGAGGCTTATTCAGAGAAGAAAGTGAAAGAATTCACTGAAGAATGTCAGGGTTGGTTTCACCGCCATGCCCTCTTGTTCACGACGGTGGACGAAGCGCTGCTTCAATTGAAAGGGATGCTGCATGATCTGGAGAAACGACGGCTGGTAGTCGAAAATATTGTTGCAGAGTTAGAGCCTTTAACTATGGATATCGAAAAACATTCCATAGAAATTGAAAAAATCCGCCGTGATCTACATGATCTTATTCAAATAGCTGGCTGCACCGGGGAAATGGAATTCCGGGAGAAGGCTATGAAGGTTCAGGAACGAAGCGAATTTAAGTCTCAATATAAGGGGATGAAAACGAGATTGACCCAAAAAACCCTTGATACGTTTCTTGAGTTTAATTCGTTGGAAGAAAGCAGGAGGGAATCGGCCCGGGTTTTACAAACCATCGATGAATTGTCAAAAGAGCTGTCCGCTCATCAAAAAGAGCTCGCCTCCCTTTCGTATGAAATCAAAACGTTAGAAGAAGGTAAGAGCCATTCCGCCATCCTTCAAGAATTCGAAAGCAAAAAAGCCGAGCTGGGGGAGCTTGCCTTTGAATGGTCTACGTATACATTGGCAGGGGTCTCGTTAAGGAAAACAATGGAGCTATATCAGAAAACCAAAATGCCGAAAGTCATAGAGCTTGCAGAAGAAAACTTCAGGGAACTGACAGAAGGGCATTATCAGCGAATTTTCTTACTTGAGGATGAAATGATCAAAGTGGAGAGGATGGATGGGACCATCTTTGATGCAATCGAACTCAGTCAAGGGACGAAAGAGCAGCTTTTTATTTCAATCCGCTTTGCCCTCATTCAATCGATCGGTGATAAATATCGATTGCCTGTTTTGATTGATGATGGGGTAGTCAACTTTGACCTGGCCAGAACAAAGGCATTTCTTTCGCTCCTAAGGAAAGTGGCAAGAGATCATCAAGTGCTATTTTTCACCTGCCACCCCCATATCAAACAATCGTTCACGGATGAAGAGATGATTGTGTTAAAGAGGAAGGAGTCGATCCGGACTTCCTGA